The proteins below come from a single Cervus elaphus chromosome 4, mCerEla1.1, whole genome shotgun sequence genomic window:
- the GMFG gene encoding glia maturation factor gamma isoform X2: MKVDKDRQMVVLEEEFQNISPEELKMELPERQPRFVVYSYKYVHADGRVSYPLCFIFSSPVGCKPEQQMMYAGSKNRLVQTAELTKVFEIRTTDDLTEAWLKEKLSFFR; encoded by the exons A TGAAGGTGGACAAAGACCGGCAGATGGTGGTGCTGGAGGAAGAATTTCAG AATATTTCTCCAGAGGAACTAAAAATGGAGTTGCCTGAGAGACAGCCCAG GTTTGTGGTTTATAGCTACAAGTACGTGCACGCCGATGGCCGAGTGTCCTACCCCTTGTGTTTCATCTTCTCCAGCCCCGTGG gCTGCAAGCCTGAACAACAGATGATGTACGCAGGGAGCAAAAATAGGCTGGTGCAGACAGCAGAGCTCACAAAG GTGTTTGAAATCCGCACCACTGATGACCTCACCGAGGCCTGGCTCAAAGAGAAGTTGTCTTTCTTTCGTTGA
- the GMFG gene encoding glia maturation factor gamma isoform X1: MSDSLVVCEVDPELQEKLRKFRFRKETDNAAIIMKVDKDRQMVVLEEEFQNISPEELKMELPERQPRFVVYSYKYVHADGRVSYPLCFIFSSPVGCKPEQQMMYAGSKNRLVQTAELTKVFEIRTTDDLTEAWLKEKLSFFR, encoded by the exons ATG TCCGACTCCCTGGTGGTGTGTGAGGTGGACCCCGAGCTACAGGAAAAGCTGAGGAAATTCCGCTTCCGAAAAGAAACGGACAATGCAGCCATAATAA TGAAGGTGGACAAAGACCGGCAGATGGTGGTGCTGGAGGAAGAATTTCAG AATATTTCTCCAGAGGAACTAAAAATGGAGTTGCCTGAGAGACAGCCCAG GTTTGTGGTTTATAGCTACAAGTACGTGCACGCCGATGGCCGAGTGTCCTACCCCTTGTGTTTCATCTTCTCCAGCCCCGTGG gCTGCAAGCCTGAACAACAGATGATGTACGCAGGGAGCAAAAATAGGCTGGTGCAGACAGCAGAGCTCACAAAG GTGTTTGAAATCCGCACCACTGATGACCTCACCGAGGCCTGGCTCAAAGAGAAGTTGTCTTTCTTTCGTTGA